The following coding sequences lie in one Actinomycetota bacterium genomic window:
- a CDS encoding zinc-binding dehydrogenase — protein sequence MLAARFDLADPDFPVSLVDLDEPALPGPAWARVAVTAGGICGSDLHLFGHGTGPSPTLATLAAFPFVMGHEIAGRVIEAGPDCSVPPGTRVAVDPTIGCVARGIEPACRHCAAGWAQNCLNLGAKTLTPGLSLGYTSDLGGGWAEQVVGHASMLHPLPDGVPDAGASLHEPTSIAVHGLLRRPPRDGDQVVVVGAGIIGLCVLATLRHLFPASEVTVLARHDHQADAARAIGARHVVRPQPDGSHFERLAEISDAQISGRGGGLMLMGGFPYVVEAVGAPASVTEALRIVDNRGTVLLLGAAGMSEVDLTQVWFKEAALVGAWGHCVDGTRHSIDRALALLAAGALPFANVLTHRFPLVDMREAVTTALDRKGTGAIKVTLHP from the coding sequence GTGCTCGCGGCCCGGTTCGACCTCGCCGATCCCGACTTCCCCGTCTCCCTCGTCGACCTCGACGAGCCCGCCCTGCCCGGGCCCGCATGGGCGCGGGTGGCGGTCACCGCCGGCGGCATCTGCGGCAGCGACCTGCACCTCTTCGGCCACGGGACGGGGCCGTCGCCGACGCTCGCGACGCTGGCCGCGTTTCCGTTCGTGATGGGACACGAGATCGCGGGACGGGTGATCGAGGCGGGGCCCGACTGCTCGGTCCCGCCGGGTACCCGGGTCGCAGTGGACCCAACGATCGGTTGCGTGGCGCGCGGTATCGAGCCCGCGTGTCGCCATTGCGCCGCGGGCTGGGCGCAGAACTGCCTGAACCTCGGCGCCAAGACCCTGACGCCAGGCCTGAGCCTCGGGTACACCTCGGACCTCGGTGGGGGCTGGGCCGAGCAGGTCGTGGGCCACGCGTCGATGCTGCATCCCCTTCCCGACGGTGTGCCCGACGCAGGCGCGAGCCTGCACGAGCCCACCTCCATCGCCGTCCACGGGCTCCTGCGCCGGCCGCCGCGCGACGGCGATCAGGTGGTGGTGGTCGGTGCCGGGATCATCGGCTTGTGCGTCCTCGCCACGCTGCGGCACCTCTTCCCCGCTTCAGAGGTCACCGTGCTCGCCCGTCACGACCACCAGGCGGATGCGGCGCGGGCCATCGGCGCGCGCCATGTCGTTCGTCCCCAGCCCGACGGGAGCCACTTCGAGCGCTTGGCCGAGATCAGCGACGCGCAGATCAGCGGCAGGGGCGGAGGCCTCATGCTGATGGGCGGGTTCCCGTATGTGGTCGAGGCGGTCGGCGCACCCGCGTCGGTGACCGAGGCGCTGCGCATCGTCGACAACCGAGGCACCGTCCTGCTCCTCGGAGCCGCCGGCATGAGCGAGGTGGACCTCACCCAGGTGTGGTTCAAGGAGGCCGCGCTGGTGGGCGCGTGGGGTCATTGCGTCGACGGGACGCGTCACTCGATCGATCGTGCGCTCGCGTTGTTGGCCGCGGGTGCGCTGCCGTTCGCGAACGTCCTGACCCACCGGTTCCCCCTGGTCGACATGCGCGAGGCCGTCACCACCGCGCTCGACCGCAAGGGCACGGGCGCGATCAAGGTCACGCTCCATCCCTAG